DNA from Sphingomonas sp. R1:
GCGAGCAAGATCCAGCGCGACGGCGGAGACACTGGTCTTGGCCAGAATGGCGAGCGCGCGGATGGCGGTGAGGACGTCTTGGGTACGGGTAACAAGCGACGTGTTTTGCATCAGGATCCTTCCTGATGCCATTCTAGGCGGAAATCAGCGATCTGCGGATTGTTGTGGCGTTGAAATGAGTCGCGTCAGCGCCGGATAGGCGGTCTGTTCGCCGTAGAGCACGCGCCCCTCCATGGTGCGCAGGATGTTCTGCAGCCCGGCGCGATAGGCGGCGGGATCTTCGACCACCTTGCTCAGCGGCCAGCGCTGATAGTGCACCAGCCCCATCCGGCGGATGTCGAGATCCCGTTCCACGCAGCACCGGGCAATGGCCGCGAGCGCCGGGTCGCCGCTCCCGCGCAAAGGGACCAGCAGTACCTGCTCCTGCTCGGCGAAGAAGTGGCTCTGCGCGAGCGCCAGACGCTTGCGCAGATCGGCGAGGTGCTGCGGATCGATCGGCGGTTCGCAGGCACGAAGAATATCCTCGATCATTCCCAGGATCCGGCGGGCGGCGCTGCGCAGCGAGTCGAGGGGCATGGCGATCCTTTCCACCCTGCCATTATAGACAATGGAATAGGCCGGCCTCCCTTCGATTTCGCTTCATTCTGCCGGTGGACGGGGCTAGCCTCGCACCGGATCGGGAGGGGGACGTGCTCGAGGTCATTACTGCGCCGGGCAGCGTTGCCTTTGTCTCGGCGATCGTGCTGATGCTGTTGATCGGTATCGTGCAGCTTCTGGGACTGGGTGGCGACTGGGCCGAGCTCTCGCCGGAGCTGGACGTCGACGCCGACGCATCGTTCGACGCGCTCGACTGGATGGGCGTCGGGCGTGTGCCGTTGCTTGTCTCGCTGATCCTGTATCTTGGCAGCTTCGGCCTGCTTGGTCTGCTCGGCCAGCAGGTCGCGCACGACTGGGCCGGCGCCACGCTCAGCGGCTGGATCGCGGTTCCTGCCGCCGCACTCGCGGCGCTGCCGCTCTCCGCGCTGGCCGCACGCGGCGTCGCGCGGATCCTGCCGCGAGAGCATACGACCGCGGTGCCGATCGAAAGCCTGGTAGGCACGACTGCGCAGATCGTGATCGGGCGGGCCCGCGCAGGGTTTCCGGCCCGGGCGCGCGCGCAGGATGCGCATGGCCAGATCCATTACGTGATGGTCGAGCCCGACGGGGACGGCCAGCAATTCGAGGAGGGCGAGCGCGTCCTCCTGATCCGGCGCGAGGGCGACGGCTTTCGCGCGATTTCCTGGGGCGACCATCGTCTGCCCCGTCTGGAGGGGTGAAACCCATGCAATCGATCGTTCCGCAGGGCTCCACGTCGGTGCTGCCCTATCTCGTCTATCCCGGCATCGCCCTGGTCGTGCTGCTGGTGATCGGCATCACCTTCGCCAAGCTGTACAAGCGCGCGTCGAAGGAAGTCGGCTTTGTCCGCACCGGCGCGGGGGGCGAGAAGGTGGTGATCAACGGGGGCGCGCTGGTGCTGCCGGTGTTTCACGAGACGATGCCGGTCAATCTCAATACGGTGCGCCTTGCCGTCGAGCGCAAGAATTCGGATGCGCTGATCACGCTGGACCGCCTGCGGATCGACGTGAAGGCCGAATTCTACGTACGCGTAAAGCCCGATGCGCAGTCGATCGCCACCGCCGCGCAGACACTGGGCCTGCGGACGATGAATCCAGAGGCGCTGAAGGAACTGGTCGAAGGCAAGTTCGTCGACGCGCTCCGTTCGGTGGCCGCGGGCATGACGATGGCGCAGCTGCACGAGCAGCGCAGCGACTTCGTGCAGAAGGTGCAGCAGGTCAGCTCCGCCGATCTGGCGATGAACGGACTGGAACTGGAAAGCGTCTCGCTGACCGGGCTCGACCAGACCTCGATCGAGCATTTCAACGCCAACAACGCCTTCGACGCCGAGGGCCTGACCAAGCTGACCGAGCAGATCGAGCTGCGCAAGAAGGCGCGCAACGACATCGAGCAGGATACGCGCGTGCAGATCGAGACCAAGAACCTCGAGGCGCAGCGCCAGTCCTTCCTGATCGGGCGCGATACCGAATTCGCCAGGCTGGAGCAGGAGCGCGAGCTGGAAGTCCGGCGTGCCGAGCAGGCCTCGGAAGTCGCCCGCGAGCAAGCGGCACGTCAGCGCGAGGCAGAGCAGGCGCGGATCGAGGCGAAGCGCCAGATCGACGCCCAGCAGATCGAGGCCGATCGGGCGATCCAGGAAGCGAAGATCGCGCAGGCGCAGGCGCTGGAGCTTGCCCGGCAGGAGCAGCAGATTGCGGTCCAGAACAAGAGCCGCGAGGAAAGCCAGGCCAAGGCGGTCGCCGATCAGGCGCGCGCGCAGGCCGTGGTGGCCGAGGAAGCCGTGCGCACCGCCCGCGATGCCGAGGTGGCCGAGCGCCAGAAGCGCATCGAGCTGATCGACGCGGCGCGTGAGGCCGAACGGTCGGCCATCGCCATCAAGACGCAGGCCGAGGCGGAGAAGGCTGCGGCGGCCGATCGGGCCGAGGCGGCACGCCTGGCGGCGGAAGGCGAGGCGGAAGCCGCCAAGCTGCGCGCCGATGCGGATCGCGTCCGCTTCGAGGTCGAAGCAGCCGGCCAGCGCGCGGTGAACGAGGCGGCGAACCTGCTCTCCTCCGACCAGGTGTCGCTGCAGACCAAGCTCGCGCTGCTGAAGGTCCTGCCGGAGCTGGTACGCGAGGCCGCCAAGCCGATGGAGGCGATCGACTCGATCCGGATCGTGCAGGTCGACGGCTTGTCGGGCGGCGGAGCCGGTGCCGTCGCTGGGGTCGCCAATGACGGAGGAGGAGATCGCAACCTTGCCAACGCCGCGGTCTCGGCCGCGCTGCGCTACCGCGCGCAGGCACCGGTGATCGACGGGCTGATGCGCGAGCTGGGCTTCGAGGGCGGTACGCTGGATTCGCTGGTGGCGGGGGCTGCGGCCGGCGCGGGTCCGCACCCGGCAAAATCCGAAGCGGCGGAATGACGCCATGCGGGCCGGCGGCGGCGTCGTCGCCGGCCCAGTATGACAATCCCATGAAATCCCAACGATTCGATTTGTAACAATGTCGCGCCATAGGCGAGTCTCTGCATCTGGGTAGCTGCACGGGAACTCGGGCATGGCCACGATCACCAAGCTTTCGTTCGATGTCGCGGGGCTCGCGGACTTCCACGCGGCGACTCCGACGATTCCGGAACGGCCGATCGGTACGCGCCGCAAGTATCGCGCGATCTGGATTTCGGACGTGCATCTCGGAACGCGCGGCTGCAATGCCGAGATGCTCATTGATTTTCTCGACCATGTCGACAGCGACATCATGTATCTGGTGGGCGACATCATCGACGGATGGGCGATGAAGAAGCGCTTCTACTGGCCGGCGACGCACAACGACATCGTCTGGCGCGTGCTCAAGCGGGCGAAGCGCGGCACCGAGATCGTCTATATTCCGGGCAATCATGACGAAATGTTCCGCCAGTTCACCGGGCTGGATTTCGGCGGGGTGAAGATCAAGCGTCAGGCGATCCACACCACCGCCGACGGCCGGCGCCTGCTGGTACTCCATGGCGACGAGTTCGACGCGATCACCATGTCGCACCGCTGGCTCGCGCATCTGGGCGATGCCGCCTACGAGATGATGATGACGCTCAACCGGTGGCTGAACGCGGTGCGTCGCTGGATGGGCCTGCCCTATTGGTCGCTCAGCAAATATGCCAAGCAGAAGGTCAAGAACGCGGTGTCCTTCATCTCCAAGTTCGAAGAGATCGTCGCGCGCGAGGCGGGTGCACGCGGGGTGGACGGCGTGATTGCCGGGCATATCCACAAGGCGGAGATCCGCGCGATCGACGGCATCGCATATTATAACGACGGCGATTGGGTAGAGGGTTGCACGGCGCTGGTGGAGCAGTACGACGGTTCCATGGAAATTCTCCACTGGGCCGACGAGATGGCAGCGCGCGAGTCGCAGCCGGAGTCCGAGGTCAGACTGGCGGCGGCGTGACGGCAGCGGGGGGGACCGAGACCGTGCGTATCGCCATCGTGACCGATGCCTGGGAACCCCAGGTCAACGGCGTCGTCCGCACGCTCCAGTCCGTGCGGCGGGTGCTGGAGAGCCAGGGCCATCAGGTGCTGGTCGTCTCGCCTGACAAATTCTACTCGTTGCCCTGCCCGACCTATCCGGAAATCCGGCTTGCGATCACCAGCGTGGCGGCCGTCGGTGCCATGCTGGAGGAGTTTGCGCCCAACGCGATCCACCTCGCCACCGAAGGACCGCTATGCGTCGCGGCGCGCCGCTGGTGCCTGCGTCAGAAGCGGCCGTTCACCACCGCCTATCACACCCAGTTCCCGGACTATGTCTCGGCGCGCTCCGGGGTGCCGGCCGAGTGGATCTGGCGCTACATCCGCTGGTTCCACACGCCGAGCGCGACCATCCTGGCTTCCACGGCATCGATCCGCCAGTCGCTGGTCGATCATGGCCTGCCCCAGGTGCGGCATTGGGGCCGCGGCGTGGACCTGGCCCATTTCCAGCCCGGCCTGCCCAAGCATCCGGAGATGGCGGAACTGCCCGGGCCGGTGATGCTCTATGTCGGCCGGGTGGCGGTCGAGAAGAACCTCGAAGCCTTTCTCAGCGTCGATCGTCCCGGCACCAAGGTGGTGGTGGGCGACGGCCCGGCACGCGCGATGCTTGAGGCCAAATATCCCGAAGCACGGTTCCTCGGCGCGCAGTTTGGCGCAGATCTGGCGAGTGCCTATGCCAGCGCCGACGTGTTCGTCTTCCCCAGCCGCACCGATACCTTCGGGCTGGTGATGATCGAGGCGTTGGCCTGCGGTACGCCCGTTGCGGCCTACCCGGTCACCGGGCCGGTCGACGTGCTGACGGCGGAGACGGGCGCGATGGACGAGGATCTCGGCACGGCGATCGACCGGGCGCTGACGCTGGATCGTGCTGCCTGCGCCAACTACGGACGCAGCTTCACCTGGGAGGCGAGCGCCCGCCAGTTCCTTACCGCGCTGGTGCCGATCGGCTGCGAGAAGGCCGCCGCCTGAATCGCGGAAACGCTTGCCGAAGCGGGCAAGCTCCCCTACATCAAGACCATGTGTGGCCGCCCGTGATGGGCGGCCCTTATTGTTTCAAGTTCCGGAGATCCACCGTGGCCCAGCCGCTGATGCCGCACGCGACCGCTTCCTGGCTGGTCGACAACACGTCGCTGTCGTTCGAACAGATCGCCGAATTCTGCGGGCTCCACATCCTCGAAGTGCAGGCGATCGCCGACGATACCGCCGCGACCAAGCTCACCGGCCGCGATCCGGTGCGCGCGCACGAACTGACGATGGACGAGATCGAGAAGGGGCAGGCGAACCCCAATTACGTCCTCAAGATGCAGAAGGGCCCCGAGCAGGTCCGCCGTACGAAGGGCCCGCGCTATACGCCGGTCTCCAAGCGCCAGGACAAGCCGGACGGCATCGCCTGGATCCTGCGCAACCACCCCGAGGTTTCGGACGGCGCGATCGGCAAGCTGATCGGCACGACCCGCACCACCATCGCTGCGATCCGCGACCGCACGCACTGGAACATTGGCAACATCGTGCCGAAGGATCCGGTAACGCTCGGCCTGTGCTCGCAGCGCGAGCTGGATGCACTGGTCGCCAAGGCCGCCAAGGCCGCCGGAATCGAGGCGCCGACCGACACCCGCCTCGAGGGCGACCGCGAGGCGCTGATCGAGCAGCTCCGCGCCGAGCGCTATGCGGCGAGCCATGTGCAGGAGGCCGAGAGCGCCCCGATCGAGCACACGGCGGAGAGCCTGTTCAAGCACTGAGATCGCCTTTCCGGGCGTGAATCGACGGGCCTCGGCGCAGCATGTGCCGGGGCCCGTTCTGTTTCTTGGGGCAGCTTTGCGTCGACGTTGCACTGGGCTAGACCGGCAGCGGGGCGGGGGCCCCGGAGGAGGATCGCCATGTGTGACGAACATACCGCAGCCGATAACGACCGCGCGCTGGGCGGAATCACCCGCCGCGGCTTTACCGCCGCCGCCGCCGCGACCGGCATGATGGCGATCCTGCCGACACCCGCCAATGCCGCCACGGTCAAGGGCCGTGACGTCACCATCAAGACCGCGGACGGGACTGCCGATGCCTATTTCGTCGCGCCGACCAGCGGCAAGCATCCCGCCGTGCTAGTGTGGCCGGACATCATGGGGCTGCGGCCGGCCTTCCGGCAAATGGCCGACCGGCTCGCCCAGTCCGGCTATGCGGTGCTGACGGTCAATCAGTTCTACCGCTCGACCAAGGCGCCGTTCCTGAAGCCGGGCCAGTCGTTTGACCAGCCCGAAGTGCGCGCGATGATCATGCCGTGGCGCGAGCCGCTGACCCCGGCCGCGATCACCGCCGATGCCACGACCTTCGCGGCGTTTCTCGATGCCCAGCCGGAGGTCGACGCCAAGCGCGGCATGGGCAGCACCGGCTATTGCATGGGCGGGCCGTTCGTGGTGCGCACCGCCGCCGCGCTGCCGGGTCGGGTCCGTGCCGGCGGCAGCTTTCACGGTGCGCCGCTGGTGACCGAGGCGCCCGATAGCCCGCACAAGCTCGTGCCGCAGCTGCAGGGCCGCTACCTGTTCGCCATCGCCGAGAATGACGATGCTCGCGCGCCGGGCGACAAGGTGGCGCTGCGCACCGCCTTCGTCGCCGCCAAGGTGCCCGCGGAAATCGAAGTCTATGCCGGCACGATGCATGGCTGGTGCCCGCCCGACAGCCGGGTCTACAATGCAGCGCAGGCAGATCGAGCATGGGATCGATTGCTCGCGACCTTGGCCGGCCTCTGACCGGTTGACCCGTCCGCCCGTTCATGTTCCCTTCCTGTTCCCGGCGGATCGAGTCGGGAGCAACAGGGGTACGGGGCCATGACGGACCAACTGATTCTCTACACCAATCCGCAATCGCGCGGCCGGATCGTGCGATGGATGCTGGAGGAAGTGGGCGCTTCCTATACGGTCGAGCTGCTCGACTATGCCTCCACGATGAAGGGCGAGCCCTATCGCGCGGTCAATCCGATGGGGAAGGTGCCCGCCATCGTGCACGGCGGCAAGGTGGTCACCGAGTGCGCTGCGATCTGTGCCTATCTCGCGGAAGCGTTTCCGGAGGCCGGCCTTGCACCGCTGCCGGAGGAGCGCGCCGACTATTATCGCTGGCTGTTCTACGCGGCGGGCCCGGTGGAGCAGGCCGCGACCAACAAGGCCGCGGCGTTCGTTGTGGCCGAGGACAAGAGCCGGATGTTCGGCTATGGCACCTACGACCTTGTCGTCGAGGTGCTGGACCAGCTTCTGTCGTCGCGGCCCTATGCGACCGGCGAACGCTTCACCGCGGCCGATGTCTATCTGGGGTCTCAGATCGGGTGGCTGACGCGCTTCGGGATGCTGCCCGGCCGCGACTCCTTCCTCGCCTATGTCGAGCGGGTGCAGGCGCGGGCGGCATATCAGCGTGCCTGGACGCTGGACGACGCCGATGCCGAAGCGCTGCAAAAGGCGTCCGAACCGGCTTGATCCCCACGTCCCGCTCGCCGATGGTTGTGCGGTGAGCGGGATTGGATTGCAGAACGAGCGGATCGGAAACGGCAACGCTCCGGCTATGGCAGACAGCTGGATTGCCACCGCCGGGCGATATCCGCCGCGGCTGATCGACGCAGCGCTGGCGCTGCACGACAACCAGTTGCACGTCGCCGAGCCATTGCTGCGCGCGCACCTCAAGGACGATCCGTTCGACGTTGCCGCGATCCGGATGTTCGCGGAACTCGCCGGGCGGATCGGCCGCTATCGCGATGCGGAGTCGCTGCTCCGTCGCGCCGTGGAGCTGGCGCCGTCGTTCACGCCCGCGCGCGCCAACCTGGCGCTGGTGCTGTACCGGCTGAATCGCCCCGTGGACGCGCTGGCCGAGCTGGATCGTGTCCTCGCCGACGAGCCGGACAACCTAACGCACACCAATCTGCAAGCGGCGGCGAATGCGCGGCTCGGCGATTTCGATGCCGCGATCGGGCTGTACGAGCGCGTGCTGGAACAGGCGCCCAATCAGCCGCGGGTTTGGATGAGCTACGGGCATATGCTCAAGACCGTGGGACGCCAGGCAGACGCGGTTGCCGCCTATCGGCGCGCGCTGACGCTGATGCCGGCGCTTGGCGAGGCGTGGTGGAGCCTCGCCAATCTCAAGACCGTGCGCTTTGACGATGCCGATCTTGCCGCGATGAATGCCGCGCTGGCGGGGGCGGAACTCGCCGAGGAAGATCGCTTCCACCTCGATTTCGCATTGGGCAAGGCGCTGGAGGAGCGCGGTCAGGCAGCTTCGGCATTCGCGCATTATGCCGCGGGCAATGCGCTGCGCCGCCGTGCGCTCCCCTATGCGGCGGCGGATACGGCCCGGCTGGTCGACGCCCAGATCGCGCACCTCACGCCCGGCCTGCTCGCGGCCCGGGCGGGACAGGGCTACCCGGCGCCGGACCCGATCTTTATCCTCGGCATGCCCCGCGCCGGATCGACGCTGGTCGAGCAGATCCTGTCCAGCCACAGCCTGGTGGAGGGCACCGCCGAACTCGCCGACCTGCCGGTGCTTGCGCGCGAGATCGCCGGCTATCCCGCCGGCCTTGCCGAGCTGACCGGCGATCAGCTCCGCGCGCTCGGCGAAGCCTATCTGCGCCGCACCCGTATCCAGCGGCGCACGGATCGGCCCTTCTTTATCGACAAGCTGCCGAACAACTGGGCGCATGTGCCGCTGATCCTGCAGGCGCTGCCCAATGCGCGCATCATCGATGCGCGGCGCCATCCGCTCGGCTGCTGCTTTTCAAACTTCAAGCAGCATTTCGCGCGCGGCCAGGGCTTCAGCTATGCGCTGGAGGATATGGGCCGCTATTATGCGGATTATGTGCGGCTGATGGCCCATGTCGATGCGGTGGCGCCCGGGCGCGTCCACCGCGTGTTCTACGAGGCCATGGTGGAAGATACGGAAGCACAGGTCCGGGCGTTGCTCGCGGCCTGTGGGCTGGACTTCGAACCCGCCTGCCTGTCCTTCTACAAGACCGAGCGGGCGGTACGCACCGCCAGCTCCGAACAGGTCCGCCGCCCGATCTTTCGCGACGGCGTGGAGGGGTGGAAGCCGTTCGAGCCCTGGCTCGATCCGCTGAAGGCCGCGCTGAGCGACGTGCTCACCGCCTATCCGGGGGTGCCCGCATTCCCCGCATCCTGACGACCTTGCCCGCACTTTTCGGCCTTGGCATGTTCTATTGGGCAATGGTGTGTGGGGTGTCGGATGTGCGCGAGCCCTGGGACGCGTCCGGCTTTGCCTATGTCTGGTATCCGCTGTCGATTGCGGGGTCGGGGATCGCCGGATGCCGTCTGGGTCATCGAGGCTGGCTGGCGGGCCTAGCCATGACGTTCTCCCAGCTGCCGCTTTGGTGGCTGCAGGCCGGGATCGGCCCGATGATCGGCATCGGCCTTCCGTTTCTCGCCGTGCTTGCCTTCCCCCCTGCGATGGTCGCCTCGCTGGTCGGTCGCCTGTCCGCGGCGGCGCATGCCCGTCGCACTCGGTAAGCGTCCGTGGCGTGCGGTCCGATACGCGTCGGCATTATTGTCCTGTGCCATCGGTTCGTTGCTCGATTGTCACAGGTGTTGAACAATCCTTGCGTCCAACCGCAATCTCGCATTGCCTCCGCTTGACGGAGCGGCAGCAGCGCGGGACGCTGCGGCGCAACAAACAAGGGGGTTGTGATGCCGCTCAACCGGTACGGGGTTCGTTTTATTCTGCTCGCGTCCACCATGCTCGCCGCCGCGCCTGCGCTGGCCCAGCAGCAGGCAGAACCCGCCGCGCCGGCTGCCAGCGACCCCAACGAGATCGTCGTCACCGCGCAGAAGCGCAGCGAAAGCATCCAGAACGTCCCGATCAGCATCCAGGCACTGGGCACCCAGCGGCTGGATGAGCTGAACGTCAGCAATTTCAGCGACTATGTGCAGCAGCTTCCCTCGGTATCGTTCCAGGCACTGGGCGGCACGCCAGGCACCAACGTCGTCTATATGCGCGGCGTCGCCTCGGGCGGGGACGGCAACCATTCGGGCTCGCTGCCCTCGGTCGGCGTCTATCTCGACGAGCAGCCGGTCACGACGATTGGCGGCAATCTCGACGTGCACGTTTACGACATCGCCCGGATCGAGAGCCTGGCGGGCCCGCAGGGCACGCTCTATGGTGCCTCCTCGGAAGCGGGCACGATCCGCATCATCACCAACCAGCCCGATCACAAGGGCACCTATGGCCGCGTCGATGCCGAGGTGAACTCGGTGGAGAAGGGGGCGATCGGCGGCAAGCTGGAAGGCATGCTGAACCTGCCGATCAACGAAATCGCGGCGATCCGCCTGGTCGGCTTCTACCAGCACGACGCCGGCTATATCGACAATGTTTCAGGCTGCCGCAGCTTCCTGCC
Protein-coding regions in this window:
- a CDS encoding glycosyltransferase family 4 protein, with product MRIAIVTDAWEPQVNGVVRTLQSVRRVLESQGHQVLVVSPDKFYSLPCPTYPEIRLAITSVAAVGAMLEEFAPNAIHLATEGPLCVAARRWCLRQKRPFTTAYHTQFPDYVSARSGVPAEWIWRYIRWFHTPSATILASTASIRQSLVDHGLPQVRHWGRGVDLAHFQPGLPKHPEMAELPGPVMLYVGRVAVEKNLEAFLSVDRPGTKVVVGDGPARAMLEAKYPEARFLGAQFGADLASAYASADVFVFPSRTDTFGLVMIEALACGTPVAAYPVTGPVDVLTAETGAMDEDLGTAIDRALTLDRAACANYGRSFTWEASARQFLTALVPIGCEKAAA
- a CDS encoding flotillin family protein; translation: MQSIVPQGSTSVLPYLVYPGIALVVLLVIGITFAKLYKRASKEVGFVRTGAGGEKVVINGGALVLPVFHETMPVNLNTVRLAVERKNSDALITLDRLRIDVKAEFYVRVKPDAQSIATAAQTLGLRTMNPEALKELVEGKFVDALRSVAAGMTMAQLHEQRSDFVQKVQQVSSADLAMNGLELESVSLTGLDQTSIEHFNANNAFDAEGLTKLTEQIELRKKARNDIEQDTRVQIETKNLEAQRQSFLIGRDTEFARLEQERELEVRRAEQASEVAREQAARQREAEQARIEAKRQIDAQQIEADRAIQEAKIAQAQALELARQEQQIAVQNKSREESQAKAVADQARAQAVVAEEAVRTARDAEVAERQKRIELIDAAREAERSAIAIKTQAEAEKAAAADRAEAARLAAEGEAEAAKLRADADRVRFEVEAAGQRAVNEAANLLSSDQVSLQTKLALLKVLPELVREAAKPMEAIDSIRIVQVDGLSGGGAGAVAGVANDGGGDRNLANAAVSAALRYRAQAPVIDGLMRELGFEGGTLDSLVAGAAAGAGPHPAKSEAAE
- a CDS encoding DUF1013 domain-containing protein — protein: MPHATASWLVDNTSLSFEQIAEFCGLHILEVQAIADDTAATKLTGRDPVRAHELTMDEIEKGQANPNYVLKMQKGPEQVRRTKGPRYTPVSKRQDKPDGIAWILRNHPEVSDGAIGKLIGTTRTTIAAIRDRTHWNIGNIVPKDPVTLGLCSQRELDALVAKAAKAAGIEAPTDTRLEGDREALIEQLRAERYAASHVQEAESAPIEHTAESLFKH
- a CDS encoding dienelactone hydrolase family protein encodes the protein MCDEHTAADNDRALGGITRRGFTAAAAATGMMAILPTPANAATVKGRDVTIKTADGTADAYFVAPTSGKHPAVLVWPDIMGLRPAFRQMADRLAQSGYAVLTVNQFYRSTKAPFLKPGQSFDQPEVRAMIMPWREPLTPAAITADATTFAAFLDAQPEVDAKRGMGSTGYCMGGPFVVRTAAALPGRVRAGGSFHGAPLVTEAPDSPHKLVPQLQGRYLFAIAENDDARAPGDKVALRTAFVAAKVPAEIEVYAGTMHGWCPPDSRVYNAAQADRAWDRLLATLAGL
- a CDS encoding UDP-2,3-diacylglucosamine diphosphatase, which translates into the protein MATITKLSFDVAGLADFHAATPTIPERPIGTRRKYRAIWISDVHLGTRGCNAEMLIDFLDHVDSDIMYLVGDIIDGWAMKKRFYWPATHNDIVWRVLKRAKRGTEIVYIPGNHDEMFRQFTGLDFGGVKIKRQAIHTTADGRRLLVLHGDEFDAITMSHRWLAHLGDAAYEMMMTLNRWLNAVRRWMGLPYWSLSKYAKQKVKNAVSFISKFEEIVAREAGARGVDGVIAGHIHKAEIRAIDGIAYYNDGDWVEGCTALVEQYDGSMEILHWADEMAARESQPESEVRLAAA
- a CDS encoding glutathione S-transferase family protein, encoding MTDQLILYTNPQSRGRIVRWMLEEVGASYTVELLDYASTMKGEPYRAVNPMGKVPAIVHGGKVVTECAAICAYLAEAFPEAGLAPLPEERADYYRWLFYAAGPVEQAATNKAAAFVVAEDKSRMFGYGTYDLVVEVLDQLLSSRPYATGERFTAADVYLGSQIGWLTRFGMLPGRDSFLAYVERVQARAAYQRAWTLDDADAEALQKASEPA
- a CDS encoding tetratricopeptide repeat-containing sulfotransferase family protein; translation: MADSWIATAGRYPPRLIDAALALHDNQLHVAEPLLRAHLKDDPFDVAAIRMFAELAGRIGRYRDAESLLRRAVELAPSFTPARANLALVLYRLNRPVDALAELDRVLADEPDNLTHTNLQAAANARLGDFDAAIGLYERVLEQAPNQPRVWMSYGHMLKTVGRQADAVAAYRRALTLMPALGEAWWSLANLKTVRFDDADLAAMNAALAGAELAEEDRFHLDFALGKALEERGQAASAFAHYAAGNALRRRALPYAAADTARLVDAQIAHLTPGLLAARAGQGYPAPDPIFILGMPRAGSTLVEQILSSHSLVEGTAELADLPVLAREIAGYPAGLAELTGDQLRALGEAYLRRTRIQRRTDRPFFIDKLPNNWAHVPLILQALPNARIIDARRHPLGCCFSNFKQHFARGQGFSYALEDMGRYYADYVRLMAHVDAVAPGRVHRVFYEAMVEDTEAQVRALLAACGLDFEPACLSFYKTERAVRTASSEQVRRPIFRDGVEGWKPFEPWLDPLKAALSDVLTAYPGVPAFPAS
- a CDS encoding YqiJ family protein, with the protein product MLEVITAPGSVAFVSAIVLMLLIGIVQLLGLGGDWAELSPELDVDADASFDALDWMGVGRVPLLVSLILYLGSFGLLGLLGQQVAHDWAGATLSGWIAVPAAALAALPLSALAARGVARILPREHTTAVPIESLVGTTAQIVIGRARAGFPARARAQDAHGQIHYVMVEPDGDGQQFEEGERVLLIRREGDGFRAISWGDHRLPRLEG